From Periophthalmus magnuspinnatus isolate fPerMag1 chromosome 6, fPerMag1.2.pri, whole genome shotgun sequence:
CAGGGCCAATGTTACCGCCCATTACCTCTGCATACAAGAGGAAATTTGAGGATGAGGAAGATGACTACGATTCTGAAATGGATGATTTTATTGATGATGGCGGTGATGAACAAGAAGAAATTTCCAAACACATTAAGCAAATTTTTGGCTACGATCGAAACAAGTACAAATTTTAATGCACTTCCAATACTTGTCTATGGGTTAAACGAGTTTTCatcattttgctgttttgatCTGCTCCTTTAGATacaaagatgaaagtgactATGCACTACAGTTTATGGAGAGCAGTTGGAAAGACATGCAAAAGGAGGAGGCCAGAAGGTTGGTGTCTGATAACTtactttaaatgtatatatttgataattataattattacaatGCTGTTGTTCTCTTCACACAAGCTTGAGAATGGCCGTACAGGAAGatctggaggaggagaagaaagaggaagaggaaatgaAAAGGAAAATGGGCAAAAAACCAAGAAAAAAGTGATACCAGCTGTACCTGTCTCTAGGTTTCCTCATTTCATTCGCTCATGAACCTTGAGTCCTTAGCTTCACTTCCAACAATGTGTGGACATAAGCACATTGGGCAAACATTTTAGCAGAAGAACATATAATGTTTTTTGCAAAAATACGGGGAAGGCGATTTAAaattcacatatttattttttttctgacttCTGTGCTAACAGGATGTGCTCTGCACACTGATGTACAGATTAATATAAGTGATTTTTAGATAATGACATTAAATGTCTGTTGCAATGACATGCTATTTTTGACTTGGAGTTGTTGCATATTTTTCAAttattatgaatacattttaagtatgcAGACTTATTACAGAAgattgacaatatttaaaatgaagatgtgattattttatttattttgaacataTGTGGCAGTTCTTTATACAAAATGGACTATTACTTTGTATAAAAAGACTTCACTGAGACACGTGTTTTggcttttatattttatttccatttgtcatgttttgatttggtaAATTAGCATATTAGCAAGTCATGAATTTGTGTAATTGTGAAAAAAGATCAGTCAGTTGGATAgcacttgtttttgtttaagaATTGGTAAATCTGTACAGAATTATGATAAAATAAGTATTGTCATTGGATAGTAATTATTTAATATCTAATGTTAAATTGTTTAATATCTCGTTTTTCATGGGACATTTGTCCTCTCAGACCTGCCGTACTTTGGGAtttcacagtgggcgtggccgAATCCGTTTGCGGAAGTTTGTTTAGTTTGGCGAAACCAAAGAAAGGAGTTTACTCAAAGATTCCTAACAACATACGTGTTTTCAGGCTCTCAAATAGATGGATCTCAGCTCGGATAAAATTAAACGAATTTTGTCAAAGGTCAGTTACAAACATACagctaatttaatttaaaaactggTGGAAGAAACTAATCCAGAATCTTAAACTATATGAGACAACTGGCAGAACCTGTTCTATTGCTTCTGACAGCCATTATATCCTCTGTGTGTGATGggaattatttaatttaatctgaaAAACAGCCATATTCTTCCTGCAAAATTAAACAAACCAGTTGTGTTATGCTTCtgaattttctttaaaaatatgattgtatttttatgtaaataattTCTGTGACATTAGTACAAATTCAACGAAGTTGCCATTGAAGAATTGCAGAAAATCCATCGTATCTACCCAGAACTGAAGCCCTTCACTGGCACATACAGTAAGTATTTGTTGATATCAGTTCTGTATAttatagggtgaccagatttatatatataatatcaaAAACTGGGACATCCTGGTTTGCAGTGGttggtaataataaaattgtgaaaagagcaTAATTAAGTAAAACTGCACTTGGTACATTCATGATTTATTCATGTCTTATTTGTGAGTCAGTACAAAATCTGATAGACTTCAGTGAGTGCAACtgggtacattttctttgtgttcTTTAATTTCCGagctgtttttctgtattttggctaAATAAATGACAATTCATGCCTCTCTTTACTGTTCGTGGGGATCAAACTGATCAAAAACAGGGACACCATGGATATTTCtagtataaaactgggacaaatcgaCAATTTTGGATAAATCTACAGGGACATGGGGCACAGGGCTCCAAAGTGGGACTGTTCCGGGACTTCTGGTCACCCTAGTATATTACTATTGATATTAATATTTCTAAAACTGTTTTTAGCCTTTAGTGACAGCAGCCAAAGAGATCTCCTGAAGCTGATTGGGAATATACCTGTGAAATATGAAGGTAGAGTGAAGCAGAAAAATATTTGCTGCTGAATTGTAAGGATATTGTAAAACTGATGGTGATAACTTCTTTTAAAGGGCGAAGCTACAACTTCCCAATTCAGCTGTGGCTAATAGATTCATTCCCTTTCACTCCTCCCATCTGCTTCTTGAGACCTACTTCTAATATGGTTATCCGAGAAGGAAAACATGTGGATGCCAAAGGACGTATTCATCTGCCTGGACTGCACAACTGggattatgtatgtttttctcCTTACAAtagaacagtggtggaagaagtactcaattttgttacttaagtaaaagtacaaattctggaacaaaaaaaaagtaaaagtatcacatgaaaaaatctactgaagtaaaagtattagagtacctgtttaaaaatgtccttaaaaagtaaaaagttaaagtattttgcacagattttgaggtatTATAATGGtttaaatgtatacattttcataaagatttgtgctgagtttTGTTCACTAGAAACAACTAAATCAGTCTGGtagttttagcaacaaaaatatacaaataaaaacagctaaaaaacagtattaaaaataaaccctcagccttttcagcaggtctcaaacaataataaaaaaatacttttacttttcagtctcgTTCAAAAATCAAGTGtctactttaaaatctacttaagtatacattttaagtatctgtactttactacttttactttgttacgttccaccactgcagtaGAAACACAATTATATCAGCGTTTCGTTCAACTgaattacatttttcaacagCCCAAATCATCAGTAGTCGGTCTCTTAAATGAAATGATTGCAAAGTTTGAAGAGGATCCTCCACTGTCCACGAGAAGCACGACTCAGAACAAAGATCCATATGAACTTTTGGCCATGGTCTCAAATTTCCAAGTCAATGACggtattaatttaaaatgttataattttgtgttttgtcagtGCACGAGCCATTTTCATGAACCACGTGATTTTCAGGTAGTGTCAGACATCAGGACCAACAGAATATTAAAGTTTCAGTTATTGGAGGTGGAGATTTGGGGATGGCGTCGGTGCTGAGTATTGTAGCAAAGGTAAAGAGCTTTTTTATTGAGTGGcttgaaaacacaaacatttgacaCGGTTACGCGTTCTCATTTGAAATCCTGTTTGCAGTGTAAAGTAAGTAAACTGGTCTTCATCGATGTTACGGAAAGTTCAACAAAGGGGGGCACTACAGATCTTGAAATCTTCAACGTCCCGAAGGTGGAGGTGTCCAGAGGTATGTAAAACTGTGTAACGACGTGATGCAGATTGAGTCATAACGTGTGTTAGCAGAGAAGCCATCGTCAGGCTCTGTGGAATGTATTGTCTCCTTCCACAAAAGACTCTGTTTACGTAACATTGTCCAGCCTCTGTGACGTCTCTGTTCTGCAGTTTGCTCATTCGTCTCTTCTCAGACTTGTCATCTTCTGCCGGCTCCAGAGTGGTGGTGGTGACTGCGAATGCCTGGAGCAGCGAACAGTCGTACGTGAAGGTGGTACAGACAAATGTGGATATGTACAGAGGAATCATACCAAACCTGGCACGTCTGAGCCCCagtgctgttgttgtcgttgccTCTCAGCCAGGTCAGTGGGTGCATTCATACGGGAACAATCACACAACTACAGTAATCAGATAACGCTGTAATTAGATCATCAGAAACAATCAAATACAGCCAtcactctaaaaaaaaacactgatttgaaaagacaaagtacaatgaatGAACTGAGTcttgattactcacatcagatataactgtttacatgacgTTTCATTCATCTggtgccacaggggggcgctagcggcaaaaactgttgttgtgtccttaagcaagacactttactttattgactagtatgaatgtggtctgtgagtagggatgggacaataataTCGTATATCATGATAAATAGGTTCAATAATaatcgttcatgggacattttatataatcgccAGTAAAGATCCTCTCCAGAATGTGCGGAACAAAACTACTTCTCCCTGATGATATCTAGATCTATTTCAGAAGACTGTTGCTTTCTATTACAACAAAGTACAAAATTATATGAAACTAATTGATCATATTAAATTAGAATTATTCAAACctataacattttttaaactgtcagtaactttaataattatcctgatataatcgttaatcgcaattattttgaacATAACCGTGACACGAAATTTCggtatcgtcccatgcctactGTGTGAGTTGGTGTTGGTGGTgctcagaggggctgatggcgcggagtggcagcctcgcttctgtcagtctgtcccagggcagccaccatcgagtgtggagtgaatgaataatgcaattaaCGATAActgtcccatattacacagggTAGACTCTCGTGAGTTTTGaactatgttgtaatgttgttacctcatcattattttattcacacatgtttgagttactctttattattagtctgtccacatctccaaggctcaaaatcctctgttccactttgtgatgtcatggagcgATAGTTTAAGTTaatagctactttttacctttagttcagtagagattgacaattccaggtctgaaattatccaaatgattctagaaaggaaggtgtgtggagtttaaaaacacagtggag
This genomic window contains:
- the uevld gene encoding ubiquitin-conjugating enzyme E2 variant 3 translates to MDLSSDKIKRILSKYKFNEVAIEELQKIHRIYPELKPFTGTYTFSDSSQRDLLKLIGNIPVKYEGRSYNFPIQLWLIDSFPFTPPICFLRPTSNMVIREGKHVDAKGRIHLPGLHNWDYPKSSVVGLLNEMIAKFEEDPPLSTRSTTQNKDPYELLAMVSNFQVNDGSVRHQDQQNIKVSVIGGGDLGMASVLSIVAKCKVSKLVFIDVTESSTKGGTTDLEIFNVPKVEVSRDLSSSAGSRVVVVTANAWSSEQSYVKVVQTNVDMYRGIIPNLARLSPSAVVVVASQPVDVMTHVAWRQSGFPPTRVIGAGCNLDSERLSRVLDINLNTHKQAWVIGELSDNKVPVLSNTSLNSSTRPEIAPASSATKPLLDRGFEMINKGQRSWSVGLSIADITNSILTDQMKAHSVSTLAQGWGGIASEVFLSLPCVLGANGSTRLAGISLGEEDDSKLKGSVSSLTNLMGQIQI